The following proteins are encoded in a genomic region of uncultured Ilyobacter sp.:
- the murI gene encoding glutamate racemase, producing MAKIGVFDSGVGGITVVKEINKILPEDTIIYYGDNKNFHYENLSVDQIREHCMKIVEFLVLNGVDAVVVACSVATAAALETLKSRFAHIPIVGVIDTGAKIGLETTSNNNVGIFATPATVAMDAYPKALRGISRKISVFQKGCPKLCYMIEDGWEDTLENDEIVKEYLSYIPEKADTLLLGCTHYPLIKHVIARYFKGNIVDSARETAEAVKKELFLKTGKSKMSKTGHQEYYISGDIKKFTEVAGDFLGENISKVYNIEL from the coding sequence ATGGCGAAAATCGGGGTTTTTGATTCTGGCGTCGGAGGAATTACCGTAGTAAAAGAAATTAATAAAATTTTGCCTGAAGATACAATAATATATTATGGTGACAATAAAAATTTTCATTATGAGAATTTAAGTGTAGACCAGATAAGAGAACACTGTATGAAAATTGTGGAATTTTTGGTGCTTAACGGCGTGGATGCAGTTGTTGTGGCATGCAGCGTAGCCACCGCTGCAGCTCTTGAGACTTTAAAGTCGAGATTTGCCCATATTCCCATAGTGGGTGTGATAGATACCGGTGCTAAAATCGGACTTGAGACTACTTCTAATAACAATGTGGGGATATTTGCAACGCCTGCAACAGTAGCTATGGATGCCTACCCAAAAGCTTTGAGAGGGATTAGTAGGAAGATTTCAGTATTTCAAAAAGGGTGTCCTAAGCTGTGCTATATGATAGAAGACGGGTGGGAGGATACTCTAGAGAATGATGAAATTGTTAAGGAATATCTCAGCTATATACCTGAAAAAGCTGATACTTTGCTCTTGGGATGCACTCATTATCCATTGATAAAGCATGTTATAGCCAGATACTTCAAAGGGAATATTGTAGATTCTGCAAGAGAGACTGCTGAAGCAGTAAAAAAAGAGCTGTTTCTGAAAACAGGGAAGTCTAAAATGAGTAAAACAGGACATCAAGAGTATTATATAAGTGGCGACATAAAAAAGTTCACAGAGGTTGCAGGAGATTTTCTAGGTGAGAATATCAGTAAGGTTTACAATATAGAGTTGTAA